Proteins found in one Verrucomicrobiota bacterium genomic segment:
- a CDS encoding response regulator, producing the protein MSEPIQVFLLDDHRVVRAGLRSILAEYASIEVVGECGTPHEALQEIQKLQPHVVLLDIRLGQDDGCEFCGKLKKLPVPPRVLMLTSYADEEVFLRALSSGADGYILKDTREAALAAAITAVFEGGTVWGRFAAQLLKRMSGALEFPALCEVCILAGGLSSRMGRDKTRLRLGGKPLLAHARAAAAALHSPIRVIRRDLVARCGPIGGVYTALKTTRARHVLFLSCDMPFVPSRLLRRLILSPRSKVRAAFTRHERSLGFPFLLSVEMLPTVEKLLRLGRFALQDLAAELKAKAIQPARREAALLLNVNTPEDWLRCRELWTRTRSAENAGQASSLAVRTASCRSNNEARMPR; encoded by the coding sequence ATGAGTGAGCCGATTCAAGTTTTTCTGCTCGATGACCACCGCGTGGTCCGCGCCGGGTTGCGCAGCATCCTGGCGGAATATGCGTCCATCGAAGTCGTGGGAGAGTGCGGGACCCCGCATGAAGCGCTCCAGGAGATCCAAAAACTCCAGCCGCACGTCGTGCTGCTTGACATCCGGTTGGGCCAGGACGACGGCTGCGAGTTTTGCGGCAAGCTGAAGAAACTCCCCGTGCCACCCCGCGTGCTCATGCTCACTTCCTACGCGGACGAGGAAGTGTTTCTCCGAGCATTGAGCAGCGGAGCGGACGGCTACATCCTCAAGGACACGCGCGAGGCTGCCCTGGCGGCTGCGATCACCGCCGTCTTCGAGGGAGGAACGGTCTGGGGACGTTTCGCCGCGCAACTGCTCAAGCGGATGTCTGGCGCCCTCGAATTTCCCGCCTTGTGCGAAGTCTGCATTCTGGCCGGCGGTTTGAGTTCCCGGATGGGACGGGACAAAACCAGACTGCGGCTGGGAGGCAAACCTCTGCTCGCTCATGCCAGAGCCGCGGCCGCGGCCCTGCACTCTCCGATTCGCGTTATCCGGCGCGATTTGGTGGCGCGCTGCGGTCCGATCGGCGGCGTGTACACCGCCCTGAAGACGACACGCGCCCGGCATGTCCTGTTCCTCTCGTGTGACATGCCCTTCGTGCCTTCGCGGTTGCTGCGGCGATTGATTCTGTCGCCTCGGTCCAAAGTTCGGGCCGCTTTCACCCGGCACGAGCGATCCCTGGGTTTTCCTTTTCTGTTAAGTGTCGAAATGTTGCCCACGGTGGAGAAGCTCTTGCGCCTCGGCCGGTTCGCCTTGCAGGACCTCGCTGCGGAGTTGAAAGCAAAGGCGATTCAACCTGCACGCCGAGAAGCTGCATTGCTGCTCAACGTGAATACACCCGAGGACTGGCTCAGGTGCCGTGAGCTTTGGACGCGGACAAGGAGCGCCGAAAACGCAGGGCAAGCTTCCAGCCTGGCAGTTCGGACGGCATCCTGCCGCTCGAACAACGAGGCAAGGATGCCCCGTTAA